In one Trichlorobacter lovleyi SZ genomic region, the following are encoded:
- a CDS encoding tetratricopeptide repeat protein → MQNCIAPTPLDGISYFQPPVDFHITGRDGRVNIPWEFPIPLVEESYRAALEHGAPDYDQVGQGMFFALRQNPDCTYAVDYARVLQTGYPHIIAEIGGEAIMLDAKEVDSPYLDRKVNLLKIMALLEQDNAGLWREIGRTLMEKGSRMEAAHLAVQSWYGAEKYLSRSVELAPDDLHTCYQLGETHYVLGHYDQALALWQPLVERLQAGERLSLEARIAAIQRGELPKVPAVDYLTALSVAFEQHQDDQFYEAAAIVEDVLLDTVFCAQFPMAGVYRFLEQCYRAVNMTDKADALKGRC, encoded by the coding sequence ATGCAGAACTGCATTGCACCAACCCCGCTGGACGGGATCAGCTACTTTCAACCTCCTGTAGATTTCCACATCACCGGTCGTGATGGCCGGGTCAACATCCCGTGGGAATTTCCGATACCGCTGGTGGAAGAGAGCTACCGTGCCGCCCTTGAACATGGCGCTCCCGATTACGATCAGGTTGGCCAGGGAATGTTCTTTGCCCTGCGCCAGAACCCGGACTGCACCTACGCAGTTGATTATGCGCGGGTGTTGCAGACAGGTTACCCCCACATCATTGCCGAGATCGGTGGCGAGGCGATCATGCTGGATGCAAAAGAGGTTGACTCCCCTTACCTGGATCGCAAGGTCAACCTGCTGAAGATCATGGCCCTGCTGGAGCAGGATAATGCCGGCCTGTGGCGGGAGATCGGCCGGACCCTGATGGAAAAAGGAAGCCGGATGGAGGCTGCCCACCTGGCGGTGCAGTCCTGGTACGGTGCAGAAAAATACCTGAGCCGTTCGGTTGAACTGGCCCCGGATGACCTGCATACCTGCTACCAGCTGGGAGAAACCCACTATGTGCTGGGCCACTATGACCAGGCACTGGCCTTGTGGCAACCGCTGGTTGAGCGGCTGCAGGCTGGCGAGCGCCTTAGTCTTGAAGCCCGTATTGCCGCTATTCAGCGTGGTGAACTGCCCAAGGTGCCGGCGGTGGACTACCTGACCGCCCTCTCGGTTGCCTTTGAGCAGCACCAGGATGACCAGTTCTATGAGGCGGCGGCCATTGTGGAGGATGTACTGCTGGACACGGTCTTCTGCGCCCAGTTCCCGATGGCTGGCGTCTACCGCTTTCTCGAGCAGTGCTATCGGGCGGTCAACATGACCGACAAGGCTGATGCCTTGAAAGGACGGTGCTAG
- a CDS encoding acetoin utilization protein AcuC: MPRTALVYSSRFEQFSYGSQHPFQLHRYGLALELLEAYGLLDLPGMERRDCTPVTDKQILSFHTPAYLQRLKEFSASDDPRADFMFGLGDADCPVFKGLYDYAALGAGATLEACRLIEEERFDSVLSLAGGWHHGHPARASGFCYLNDAVIAINWLRERGRRVAYLDLDAHHGDGVQEGFYADDQVLTISLHESGVYFFPGTGFEDETGIERGQGYSVNLPLLAHTDDPLYMRAFDEVVYPLLAAFNPDIIVAQIGADAFRTDPLTRLEITTHSYAYIMRKLQALQIPWVALGGGGYDLMNTARAWTIAWGAMNKVALPPRLPAAFVKKIRQQGYPHTMLLDALHWADEHDRGLALDALERSINVIKKQIFPVIIGGELAVLL; this comes from the coding sequence GTGCCACGTACCGCCCTCGTCTATTCATCCCGTTTTGAACAGTTCAGCTACGGCAGTCAGCACCCGTTTCAGCTGCACCGTTACGGCCTGGCACTGGAGCTGCTGGAGGCCTATGGCCTGCTTGACCTGCCCGGCATGGAACGCCGTGACTGCACTCCGGTGACCGACAAGCAGATCCTCAGCTTTCATACCCCGGCCTATCTGCAGCGTCTGAAAGAGTTCAGCGCCTCGGATGACCCCCGGGCCGACTTCATGTTCGGCCTGGGTGATGCTGATTGTCCGGTCTTCAAAGGGCTCTACGACTATGCCGCCCTGGGGGCAGGCGCCACACTGGAGGCCTGCCGCCTGATCGAGGAAGAGCGCTTTGACAGCGTACTGTCTCTGGCCGGCGGCTGGCACCATGGCCACCCTGCCAGGGCTTCAGGATTCTGCTACCTGAATGATGCAGTGATTGCCATCAACTGGCTGCGGGAACGGGGACGCCGGGTGGCCTACCTTGATCTGGATGCCCACCACGGTGACGGTGTCCAGGAGGGGTTCTACGCGGATGATCAGGTGCTGACCATCTCACTGCATGAAAGCGGGGTCTACTTCTTTCCCGGCACCGGCTTTGAAGATGAGACCGGCATCGAGCGCGGACAGGGGTACAGTGTCAACCTGCCGCTCCTGGCCCATACCGATGATCCGCTCTACATGCGGGCCTTCGATGAGGTGGTCTACCCCCTGCTGGCGGCCTTTAACCCGGATATTATCGTGGCTCAGATCGGGGCTGATGCCTTCCGCACCGATCCGCTGACCAGACTGGAGATTACCACCCACAGCTATGCCTACATCATGCGCAAGCTGCAGGCCCTGCAGATCCCCTGGGTGGCGCTGGGGGGGGGCGGCTATGACCTGATGAACACCGCCAGGGCCTGGACCATCGCCTGGGGCGCCATGAACAAGGTGGCACTGCCACCTCGGTTGCCGGCTGCCTTTGTAAAAAAAATCCGCCAGCAGGGCTACCCGCACACCATGCTGCTGGATGCCCTGCACTGGGCTGACGAGCATGACCGCGGCCTGGCGCTGGATGCCCTGGAACGCAGCATCAACGTCATCAAGAAGCAGATCTTCCCGGTGATTATCGGTGGAGAACTGGCGGTACTGCTCTGA
- a CDS encoding putative metalloprotease CJM1_0395 family protein, producing MDPLGIINSGAGYTSSVPATGARSTESGQSETAAGRSGTSVRAEDIRLPEDQVTLSGRSSETEASQPRATEQNGTKKQPKPGEKTTADGKSIDDPQVQQQISRLKQTEEKVKAHEAAHKAVGGNLASSASYSYTQGPDGRSYITGGEVQIDMSSGRTPEETISRMQQVIRAALAPADPSGQDRAVAAQASSQMAEAQQQKLQSESPTAKPDPTQPVEPAQEAAAEAADPTAAKDDKTAPNAPNGTDTRIQQAYGNPAVQGSDRTTDKNSNPTQPAATRSGSSSSQTRADLLISAFA from the coding sequence ATGGACCCTCTCGGCATCATCAATAGCGGCGCCGGTTACACCTCGTCAGTACCGGCAACAGGAGCCCGGTCAACGGAGAGCGGACAGTCTGAGACCGCTGCCGGACGTAGTGGCACGTCTGTCCGGGCAGAGGATATCCGGCTGCCGGAGGATCAGGTAACCCTGTCCGGACGGAGTTCAGAGACAGAGGCGTCCCAACCCCGGGCAACTGAGCAGAACGGCACCAAAAAGCAACCCAAGCCAGGCGAAAAGACCACCGCTGACGGCAAAAGCATCGATGATCCCCAGGTTCAACAGCAGATTTCCCGTCTGAAGCAGACCGAGGAAAAGGTCAAGGCCCACGAGGCGGCCCACAAGGCGGTTGGCGGCAACCTGGCCAGCTCCGCCTCCTATAGTTACACCCAGGGGCCGGATGGCCGCAGCTACATCACCGGCGGCGAGGTCCAGATTGACATGTCCAGCGGCCGGACCCCCGAGGAAACCATTTCCCGCATGCAGCAGGTCATCCGGGCGGCCCTGGCACCGGCTGATCCCTCAGGCCAGGATCGGGCCGTGGCGGCCCAGGCCTCCAGTCAGATGGCAGAGGCCCAGCAGCAGAAACTGCAATCAGAAAGTCCGACAGCCAAACCTGACCCGACCCAGCCGGTGGAGCCTGCCCAAGAGGCCGCTGCGGAAGCTGCTGACCCGACCGCCGCCAAGGACGACAAGACCGCTCCAAACGCCCCCAACGGCACGGACACCCGGATTCAACAGGCCTACGGCAATCCTGCCGTACAAGGCAGCGACCGGACAACGGATAAAAACAGCAACCCCACTCAACCGGCGGCAACCAGATCAGGCAGCAGCTCTTCTCAAACCCGCGCCGATCTGCTGATTTCAGCCTTTGCCTGA
- a CDS encoding DnaJ C-terminal domain-containing protein, which produces MAQKDYYEALGVAKDASADDIKKAFRKLAVKYHPDRNQGDTAAEEKFKEINEAYAVLSDPDKRKKYDTFGSSDFHQQYSQEDIFRNFDFSGTFKDMGMGGGEDIFSRLFGGAFGRGGGRGFGKGPRQGGDLSLTVDVGFRDAATGGERLVAFRRNGQREELKVKIPAGVDNGSRIRIAGKGSDGENGGPNGDLYLDIRVANDPVFTRDGGDLFVERTIRFSEACLGVSLEVPTLEEPKRIKVPAGIQPGTKIRLKGCGIKSLGSNAKGDLYVKISVHVPEGLNSSQKKLVEELARAGL; this is translated from the coding sequence ATGGCACAGAAAGACTACTACGAGGCACTGGGTGTTGCCAAGGATGCCTCAGCTGACGATATCAAGAAGGCATTCCGCAAACTGGCGGTCAAATACCACCCGGACCGCAACCAGGGCGATACAGCGGCAGAGGAGAAGTTCAAGGAGATCAACGAGGCCTATGCCGTCCTCTCCGACCCTGACAAACGCAAAAAGTACGACACCTTCGGTTCTTCTGACTTCCATCAGCAGTACAGCCAGGAAGATATCTTCCGCAATTTTGACTTCTCCGGCACCTTCAAGGATATGGGCATGGGCGGTGGCGAAGATATTTTCTCGCGCCTGTTCGGCGGTGCCTTTGGCCGGGGTGGGGGACGCGGTTTTGGCAAAGGCCCCCGTCAGGGGGGGGATCTTTCCCTGACCGTTGATGTCGGATTCCGCGATGCAGCCACCGGCGGCGAACGGCTGGTGGCCTTCCGCCGTAACGGCCAGCGTGAGGAGCTGAAGGTAAAGATTCCGGCCGGGGTGGACAACGGCAGCAGGATCAGAATTGCCGGCAAGGGAAGCGACGGAGAAAACGGCGGCCCCAATGGCGATCTCTATCTTGATATCCGGGTGGCCAATGATCCGGTCTTTACCCGCGACGGCGGCGACCTGTTTGTGGAGCGCACCATCCGCTTCAGCGAGGCCTGCCTGGGGGTCAGCCTTGAAGTGCCCACCCTTGAAGAGCCCAAAAGGATCAAGGTCCCGGCCGGCATCCAGCCCGGCACCAAGATCCGCCTGAAAGGATGCGGTATCAAGTCGCTTGGCTCCAATGCCAAGGGCGATCTGTACGTCAAGATTAGCGTGCATGTGCCGGAAGGGCTGAACAGCAGTCAGAAAAAGCTGGTGGAAGAGCTGGCCAGGGCAGGGCTCTGA
- a CDS encoding ISL3 family transposase produces MQLKSILNFVQPHQGFVYGAVHQRNKGQRTVLDIEIRPRKNRQPVCSRCGKPGPGYDTLPVRRFEFVPLWGIAVFFLYAMRRVSCPSCGVKVEQVPWATGKNHLTTTYAWFLARWARRLSWKEVGQVFQTSWDNVFRSVKMAVAWGLAHRDLDTITAIGIDEIAWKKGHKYLTLVYQIDAGCKRLLWVGKERTQKTLRQFFKEFGKERTAHLRFICSDMWKPYLRIVAEVAGQAMHILDRFHVMTHFGKAVDKVRATEARELKAKGQEPVLTGSRWCLLKRPEHLTEKQSIKLNELLAINLKTVRAYLLKEEFQFFWRYATAGWAARFLDAWCKRTMRSRIIPMKKIAKMLRSHRELLLNWFRTKGQVALGAVEGFNNKAKVTSRKAYGFRNFEVMKIALYHTLGNLPEPEATHRFC; encoded by the coding sequence ATGCAGCTCAAGTCTATACTGAATTTCGTTCAACCGCATCAAGGTTTTGTGTATGGCGCTGTCCACCAGCGAAACAAGGGACAGCGCACGGTCCTTGACATTGAGATCCGCCCCCGCAAGAACAGGCAGCCTGTCTGTTCCAGATGCGGCAAACCTGGTCCCGGCTATGACACCTTGCCTGTGCGCCGGTTTGAGTTCGTGCCGCTATGGGGCATTGCCGTGTTCTTCCTCTACGCCATGCGCCGGGTCAGTTGCCCATCCTGCGGTGTGAAGGTGGAACAAGTCCCCTGGGCCACCGGCAAGAACCACCTGACCACCACCTATGCCTGGTTCCTGGCCCGCTGGGCCAGGCGGTTGTCGTGGAAGGAAGTGGGGCAAGTGTTTCAGACCAGTTGGGACAACGTCTTCCGCTCGGTCAAAATGGCCGTTGCCTGGGGACTGGCCCACCGCGACCTCGACACCATAACCGCCATCGGCATCGACGAGATTGCCTGGAAAAAGGGGCACAAGTACCTGACCCTGGTTTACCAGATCGATGCCGGATGCAAACGCCTGCTGTGGGTCGGCAAGGAGCGGACCCAGAAAACGTTGCGGCAGTTCTTCAAGGAGTTTGGCAAAGAGCGAACAGCACACCTTCGGTTCATCTGCAGCGACATGTGGAAGCCATACCTGCGGATCGTCGCCGAGGTTGCAGGTCAAGCCATGCATATCCTTGACCGGTTCCATGTCATGACCCACTTCGGCAAAGCTGTCGACAAGGTCCGGGCAACGGAAGCCAGAGAACTGAAAGCCAAGGGCCAGGAACCGGTGCTGACCGGTAGCCGCTGGTGCCTGCTCAAACGGCCTGAACACCTGACGGAGAAGCAGAGCATCAAGCTGAATGAACTGCTGGCCATTAACTTGAAAACCGTCCGGGCCTATCTCCTCAAAGAGGAGTTCCAGTTCTTCTGGCGCTATGCCACTGCGGGCTGGGCTGCCAGATTTCTGGATGCTTGGTGCAAAAGAACCATGAGGTCACGCATCATCCCGATGAAGAAGATTGCCAAGATGCTGCGCTCGCATCGGGAGCTGTTACTCAACTGGTTTCGGACCAAAGGGCAGGTTGCCTTGGGGGCCGTAGAAGGATTCAACAACAAGGCTAAAGTGACCTCACGTAAAGCATACGGTTTCAGAAACTTTGAAGTGATGAAAATCGCCTTGTATCATACACTTGGCAACCTGCCAGAACCTGAGGCTACCCACAGATTCTGCTGA
- the hemG gene encoding protoporphyrinogen oxidase — translation MKKVLVIGGGISGLSTAWLLNKRAGEAGISLDLCLLEQEQQPGGKIKSVREDGFLCEWGPNGFLDSKPQTLELCATLGITDRLHRSNDNARKRYIFTGGELHRLPENGPSFLKSRLLSWPGKLRLLGEPFAANPPGSDESLAAFGRRRLGAEALQKLIAPMASGIFAGDPETMSLVSCFPRIAELEREYGGLFVAMLALAKKKKQERKEGKISSSAAGPGGTLTSFKEGIQFLTDTLAAQLGEQVRTGVAVASVTRSGDGWEVRTTGGETLQADLVISAAPAFAAAGMLEGVDTALVDTLRQILYSTLNVVCCGFKTEGLGHPLDGFGYLVPKEEGRTVLGTLWDSSMFEERAPDGMALLRSMAGGACRPELMELPESELLQRVRDDLQAAMGISQPPCFSRIIRHQQAIPQYTIGHGKRLEAIEGRLSSLPGLLLTGNAFKGVGLNDCVAASQATVERAMAYLERV, via the coding sequence ATGAAAAAAGTACTGGTAATTGGCGGCGGCATATCCGGTCTTTCCACGGCCTGGCTGCTGAACAAGCGGGCCGGAGAGGCCGGGATAAGCCTTGATCTCTGTCTGCTTGAGCAGGAACAGCAGCCCGGCGGCAAGATCAAATCGGTTCGTGAGGATGGCTTCTTATGCGAATGGGGCCCCAACGGGTTTCTGGACAGCAAGCCCCAGACCCTGGAACTCTGCGCTACTTTGGGGATAACCGATCGTCTGCACCGCAGTAATGATAATGCCCGCAAACGGTATATCTTCACCGGTGGCGAGCTGCACCGCCTGCCGGAAAACGGTCCTTCCTTTCTGAAGAGCCGTCTGCTTTCCTGGCCCGGCAAGCTCAGGCTGCTGGGGGAACCGTTTGCCGCCAACCCGCCGGGCAGTGACGAAAGTCTGGCGGCCTTTGGCCGTCGCCGTCTTGGTGCAGAGGCGCTGCAGAAACTGATTGCGCCGATGGCCTCCGGTATCTTTGCCGGTGACCCTGAAACCATGTCGCTGGTCTCCTGCTTTCCCCGCATTGCCGAGCTGGAGCGGGAATATGGCGGCCTGTTTGTGGCCATGCTGGCCCTGGCAAAGAAAAAGAAGCAGGAACGCAAAGAGGGCAAGATCAGCAGCTCAGCTGCCGGGCCGGGGGGGACCCTGACCTCATTTAAAGAGGGGATCCAGTTTCTGACCGATACCCTGGCAGCCCAACTGGGTGAGCAGGTCAGGACCGGGGTTGCGGTTGCTTCGGTTACCAGATCAGGTGACGGCTGGGAGGTCAGAACCACAGGGGGAGAAACCCTGCAGGCTGATCTGGTGATCTCGGCAGCGCCGGCCTTTGCTGCTGCCGGCATGCTGGAGGGGGTTGATACTGCCCTGGTTGATACCCTGCGCCAGATCCTCTATTCCACTCTGAATGTGGTCTGCTGCGGTTTCAAAACCGAAGGTCTGGGGCATCCGCTGGACGGCTTTGGTTATCTGGTGCCCAAGGAGGAAGGGCGTACCGTACTGGGTACCCTCTGGGATTCAAGCATGTTTGAAGAGCGGGCGCCGGATGGCATGGCGCTTTTGCGCAGCATGGCCGGTGGAGCCTGCCGCCCTGAATTGATGGAGCTGCCGGAGTCTGAGCTGCTGCAGCGGGTGCGGGATGACCTGCAGGCCGCCATGGGGATCAGCCAGCCCCCCTGTTTCAGCCGGATCATCCGCCATCAACAGGCAATACCACAGTACACGATAGGGCATGGCAAACGGCTGGAGGCGATTGAAGGGCGCCTGTCCAGTCTGCCCGGTCTGCTGCTGACCGGCAACGCCTTTAAAGGAGTCGGACTCAACGACTGCGTAGCGGCCTCGCAGGCCACCGTGGAGCGGGCAATGGCATATCTCGAGAGGGTATAA
- a CDS encoding GSU3128 family (seleno)protein, whose product MKIRKKLFADFEYEEVLDTKTRELIRVGCAVAVGCPTULKKHFALAKEAGAGSAELKEAMAYGVIAPAGRAKNFALELLEELEK is encoded by the coding sequence ATGAAGATCCGAAAAAAACTGTTCGCCGATTTTGAGTATGAAGAGGTGCTGGATACCAAGACCCGCGAACTGATCCGGGTCGGCTGCGCCGTGGCAGTGGGGTGCCCCACCTGACTGAAGAAACACTTCGCCCTGGCGAAGGAAGCCGGCGCCGGGAGCGCCGAACTGAAGGAAGCCATGGCCTACGGGGTGATCGCTCCGGCCGGCAGGGCCAAGAATTTTGCACTGGAGCTGTTGGAAGAATTGGAAAAGTAA
- the radC gene encoding RadC family protein — protein MSNNAIKDWPEDERPREKLLKRGAAALSDAELLALVLRTGDAAAGKSAIDLGRELLERFDGNLRELAQAELNELQQIKGLGLAKAASIKAAFTLGKRFQARRLETLERFTSPAQVFDFFHHELRDNRKELFLTLLLDGKNRITRKVQVSEGSLNQSIVHPREVFAPAVRESAAAVIFIHNHPSGDPAPSREDHEITRRLNEAGEILGIKVLDHIIIGDGAYFSFVESGLL, from the coding sequence ATGAGCAACAATGCCATCAAAGACTGGCCGGAAGATGAACGGCCACGGGAAAAGCTGCTCAAACGTGGCGCTGCAGCCCTGTCCGATGCAGAGCTGCTGGCCCTGGTACTGCGTACCGGCGATGCTGCAGCAGGCAAAAGTGCCATTGATCTGGGACGGGAACTGCTGGAACGGTTTGACGGCAACCTGCGGGAGCTGGCCCAGGCTGAACTGAATGAACTGCAACAGATCAAGGGACTGGGCTTGGCCAAGGCTGCCTCAATCAAGGCAGCCTTTACGCTGGGGAAGCGTTTTCAGGCCCGGCGCTTGGAGACCCTGGAACGGTTTACCTCACCGGCCCAGGTCTTTGACTTTTTCCACCATGAGCTGCGGGATAACCGTAAAGAACTGTTTCTGACCCTGCTGTTGGACGGTAAGAACCGGATCACCCGCAAGGTACAGGTATCAGAAGGCAGCCTGAATCAATCCATCGTCCATCCGCGGGAGGTCTTTGCCCCGGCAGTGCGGGAATCGGCCGCTGCCGTGATCTTCATCCACAACCATCCCTCCGGCGATCCGGCCCCCAGCCGGGAGGACCACGAGATCACCCGCCGCCTGAACGAGGCCGGTGAGATCCTGGGGATCAAGGTACTGGATCATATCATCATCGGGGATGGTGCCTACTTCAGCTTCGTAGAATCAGGACTGCTGTAA
- the uppP gene encoding undecaprenyl-diphosphatase UppP: MDLLHAALLGLIQGATEVLPISSSGHLILIPRLLGWPDSGLTFDVALHFGTFLAIFVYFRKDVVSLVQDGLTGFFQPEAPRRLRLPWMIVLASIPAAIAGKTLEQPIEELFRSSPLMIALMLILFGLGLGLTDRYGKKLHDVASITLGTAMLVGCFQCLALVPGVSRSGITITAGLLLGLARTDAARFSFLLSLPIVFGAALLKGLHLLKHGIEPGMAMPMLVGVAVSAVVGYISVAFLLKFVQSRTLWPFVWYRVAAGIGVMALLGVGLLS; this comes from the coding sequence ATGGACCTGCTGCATGCCGCCCTGCTGGGCCTGATTCAGGGTGCCACTGAAGTACTGCCGATCAGCAGCTCCGGCCACCTGATCCTGATCCCCCGCCTGCTGGGCTGGCCCGATTCCGGGTTGACCTTTGATGTTGCCCTGCACTTTGGTACCTTTCTGGCCATTTTTGTCTACTTCCGCAAAGACGTTGTTAGCCTGGTACAGGATGGCCTGACCGGTTTTTTCCAGCCGGAAGCCCCCCGTAGGCTGCGGCTGCCCTGGATGATCGTACTGGCCTCGATACCTGCGGCCATTGCAGGTAAAACCCTTGAACAGCCGATTGAAGAACTCTTCCGCAGCAGCCCGCTGATGATCGCCCTGATGCTGATTCTGTTCGGACTGGGGTTAGGACTGACTGACCGTTACGGCAAAAAACTGCACGACGTTGCCTCAATCACCCTGGGCACAGCCATGCTGGTGGGTTGTTTTCAATGCCTGGCCCTGGTGCCGGGGGTTTCCCGTTCCGGTATCACCATCACTGCCGGACTGCTGCTGGGGCTGGCCCGCACTGATGCGGCCCGTTTTTCATTCCTGCTCTCGCTGCCGATTGTGTTTGGCGCTGCCCTGCTGAAAGGGCTCCACCTGTTGAAACATGGTATTGAACCGGGTATGGCGATGCCGATGCTGGTGGGGGTAGCAGTTTCGGCGGTTGTCGGCTATATCAGCGTTGCCTTTTTGCTGAAGTTTGTACAGAGCCGCACGCTCTGGCCGTTTGTCTGGTATCGGGTGGCAGCAGGTATCGGGGTTATGGCACTTCTGGGGGTTGGCCTGCTGTCATGA
- a CDS encoding DUF7168 domain-containing protein has translation MTRERIIERVRKLLALSNSSNEHEAALAAAHAQRLLAEHNLAMSELEMQEEGAGEVELKVAKTVPKWLSSLFATVANAFDCFPIVTTNQEHSRLRFIGVGEDPGVAACTLQFLIKELRRLASGYLSSLELRDNKLPPADRQRIRTSYLLGGVHGIRQALQAQKAQTPTTSKALVPVKDALIRQYREEHVGELRTRRSRSSTVVSEAFHQGRQDGASLRLHPTMKHLPKE, from the coding sequence ATGACCCGCGAACGGATCATTGAGCGGGTACGCAAGCTGCTGGCCCTTTCAAACAGCAGTAACGAGCATGAAGCCGCCCTGGCTGCGGCCCATGCCCAACGCCTGCTGGCCGAACACAACCTGGCCATGTCTGAACTGGAGATGCAGGAGGAAGGGGCAGGCGAAGTTGAACTGAAGGTGGCCAAGACCGTCCCCAAATGGCTGTCGTCACTGTTTGCCACCGTGGCCAATGCCTTTGACTGTTTTCCAATTGTCACCACTAATCAGGAACACAGCCGGTTACGCTTCATCGGGGTGGGAGAAGATCCCGGTGTGGCGGCCTGCACCCTGCAGTTTCTGATCAAGGAGTTGCGCCGACTCGCCTCAGGCTACCTGAGCAGTCTGGAGTTGCGTGATAACAAACTGCCCCCCGCTGATCGCCAGAGAATTCGTACCTCCTACCTGCTGGGCGGTGTGCATGGCATACGTCAGGCCCTGCAGGCCCAGAAAGCCCAGACTCCCACCACCAGCAAGGCGCTGGTACCGGTTAAGGACGCCCTGATCCGGCAGTACCGGGAAGAGCATGTCGGCGAACTGAGAACCCGGCGCAGCCGCAGTTCCACTGTCGTTTCAGAGGCGTTCCATCAGGGCAGGCAGGATGGCGCGTCTCTACGCTTGCACCCCACCATGAAACACCTTCCTAAGGAGTAA
- a CDS encoding DUF2062 domain-containing protein: protein MNKEQIKQRMKAILALDSHPGHIAAGFAVGVFISITPFFGIHTPLAIAAAFLFRLNKLTTITGAWVNTPLTVVPVLAASYKLGEWLMGAKARPFCLSELSWTALKPYAKSVFLGSSLIGLGAAIISYFLCYWLVVRFRRKDPGLAELTRESILTGEDLEQEQEKP, encoded by the coding sequence ATGAATAAAGAACAGATAAAACAACGCATGAAGGCAATTCTTGCCCTGGACAGTCACCCCGGCCATATTGCCGCCGGTTTTGCGGTGGGGGTCTTTATCAGTATCACCCCTTTCTTCGGCATCCATACCCCCCTGGCCATTGCTGCGGCCTTCCTGTTCCGCCTGAACAAACTGACCACCATCACCGGCGCCTGGGTCAACACCCCGCTGACAGTTGTGCCGGTACTGGCAGCCAGCTATAAACTGGGGGAATGGTTGATGGGGGCCAAGGCACGTCCGTTCTGCCTTAGCGAACTGTCCTGGACTGCCCTGAAGCCCTATGCAAAATCAGTCTTTCTCGGCAGTTCCCTCATCGGTCTTGGTGCAGCAATCATCTCCTATTTTCTCTGCTACTGGCTGGTGGTGCGTTTCCGCCGCAAAGACCCCGGACTGGCAGAATTGACCCGCGAATCAATCCTGACCGGCGAGGATCTGGAGCAGGAACAGGAAAAGCCATGA
- a CDS encoding glycine cleavage system protein R yields MPHRELTHYAVSVVGADRPGIVAGVTEALYKLGCNIADSSCAMLAGEFAMILIVSHRKPFTKANLVEELKPVCERMAMTLSVRHLPQGEEDRKETAGEICQVTVYGADQPGIVYRVTSTLAARQINIMDLQTKLAGTEQEPVYIMLLEATLPDDCAPEEVEKLLNGLKQELQVEISVRIVTPVEL; encoded by the coding sequence ATGCCCCATCGCGAGTTGACCCACTATGCTGTCTCAGTTGTCGGTGCTGACCGTCCCGGCATTGTTGCCGGAGTAACTGAGGCACTCTACAAGCTGGGCTGCAATATCGCCGACTCCAGCTGCGCCATGCTGGCCGGCGAATTTGCCATGATCCTGATTGTCTCCCATCGCAAGCCGTTTACCAAGGCCAACCTGGTTGAGGAATTGAAGCCGGTCTGTGAGCGGATGGCCATGACCCTGTCCGTGCGTCATCTGCCGCAGGGGGAAGAAGACCGGAAAGAAACTGCCGGTGAGATCTGTCAGGTCACGGTGTATGGCGCTGATCAGCCGGGGATTGTCTACCGGGTGACCAGCACCCTGGCAGCACGCCAGATCAATATCATGGATCTGCAGACCAAGCTGGCCGGAACGGAGCAGGAGCCGGTTTATATCATGCTGCTGGAGGCAACCCTGCCCGATGACTGTGCGCCGGAAGAGGTGGAAAAACTCTTGAATGGTCTGAAGCAGGAGCTGCAGGTTGAGATCAGTGTGCGGATTGTCACGCCGGTGGAGCTGTAA
- the def gene encoding peptide deformylase codes for MAVQPILKYPHPLLKKMAHRVAALDEPIHTLVQDLIDTMQAGPGSVGVAAPQIGVGLRVCVVDVSNSRHGKDNNHGLLCMVNPEIISRSGLAVMREGCMSVPDYTGDVERATEITVRFLDSRSGQQREVAASGFEAVAIQHEMDHLDGLLFLDRIISVSTGLFRRKQYR; via the coding sequence ATGGCGGTTCAGCCGATCCTGAAATACCCGCACCCGCTGCTGAAAAAAATGGCCCACCGTGTTGCTGCTCTGGACGAGCCTATCCACACCCTGGTGCAGGATCTGATTGACACCATGCAGGCCGGTCCCGGTTCGGTCGGGGTGGCTGCGCCCCAGATCGGCGTGGGGTTGCGGGTCTGCGTGGTGGATGTCTCCAACAGCCGTCACGGCAAAGATAACAACCACGGCCTGCTCTGCATGGTCAACCCGGAGATCATCAGCCGCTCTGGCCTGGCGGTGATGCGGGAAGGCTGCATGAGCGTGCCGGATTATACCGGTGATGTTGAGCGTGCCACCGAGATAACGGTCCGTTTTCTGGACAGCCGGAGCGGCCAGCAGCGGGAGGTGGCTGCCTCCGGGTTTGAGGCGGTGGCGATCCAGCATGAGATGGACCATCTGGATGGTCTGCTTTTTCTGGATCGGATCATCAGTGTTTCCACCGGTCTTTTCCGGCGGAAACAGTACCGCTAG